A window of Falco cherrug isolate bFalChe1 chromosome 14, bFalChe1.pri, whole genome shotgun sequence genomic DNA:
ttcatcttcaTACACTTCCCCTGGAACATGCTCATCGTCTACCTGCATGTCAACACACAACATACCATTCACTATAAATACACGCGGCATTAACCAGTTTTTCATCCACCTATGCAATACTATACAGATCATAAAGAGCCCAGAGATACTTATCTACTGCACACATAAGTAATTCTGCAGTTGCAATGAAGCATGCTGCAGAAAAATTTGTCAGTATATTCGCCATAACATAGCAATCTgcttaatgaaaaatcagttaaGTCATGCATTTACATGTTCCACTTCACCATTTAAATGCTAAAGTTAATGTCTAAATTAATCCTACTCACTTCAGCAGTAATGTAATAGATCAACGAAAAGAAAAGAGTAGCTTCAGGTTCCCGATAGGCGAATCTATTGATCACAGTATCTATATGATAGAAGACTAAAGCTTACATTTAACATCTTAACTCCACAGTCACTGAAAGACAACTCTAATCTTAATAAGAGATACTTTTTTGTAATAAAGTcctcaaacactgaaaaagttGTCCCCTccccttgtttgttttttcactcAACCAtatttaaaactacattttaatCGCTGCCTCCTAATCACAAATGAGACATGAATTACTTAAGTAATGAACATTTGCATTCAGAATTGATTTTGCAATTTGAAGCCAGACAAATTCTTTTGAGTACCTGAGCACTATCCCTTCACTTTTCATTGTTACACCATCATTTGCTTGAATCAACAGTAACCTGCAGGAACAGGTTCTGGCAGTTACAAAAAGCCCAACACAAAAGTCACTGACCGTATGTGTAGTGTCTCAAAGCATCTTTCTTGGCATGGCAACTTTTAATGATAGGACTTTAAGCATGTTCATTTGTGACCTTGCTATTTAAGGAAGGCCTGTTTTCCCACATCCTTACCAGTTCATAGTCTTCTCTATAGGGCTGtacagaaagaatattttggATCCAACCAGGGGCTGATGTTTCCATGCAGTAGATGTCATAAACATACTCATCTTCTTTCTCGTGATGTTCTTTTTTACGATCTTCAGAAAGATTTAAACGCTCACGGATCATCTCTACTGCATTGCAAAGAATCACATCTGGATCAGtcttctgagaaaaaataaaaaaaaaatatgcatatttccACTGAAGCCGTGTACACAAAGTCTTATGTTACAGCcaacagttttctttgtaaacagTAGCCAACAGCTAGTTACGGATGACATTCTGAAATCTtaaaccaaaacacttttctACTAGAATGCTGATATTTAGAACATTAGCAATCTAGAACAGAGACACCAAAGAATTTTCCAGTTACTGTAGTACTATTCATCCATACCTTGTTTCAGATAATAGGAGAAAACTTCTGGGACAAGTTCATTAGAAGGTACTGGAGGGGATATGACTAATCCCATAGAACTGTTCATCTGTTTCAGATGACATGTTGGTtgaaaaaacaagtttttaGACAGCTAGTGCTTTGCAGAGCAGTACActtgcagcactgcaggaaagatGTGCATACAGCAGCACAGATACTATGCAAGCAGACTGCAGTACACGAAGTGTGCAATGAAAATGGCGCAGATTAACAGGAAAAGGCTGACAGGCCTTACAAATAGGCTTTTCATATCCTCGCTTAAACATTAACACGGAAGAAATTTTTTCATAGTTTCTCCTTCCTAATAAATTACTTGCAATGTGACCTTTACTTGAAAGGTCTACACAGGCAGATTTTTGTTGCCAGTTTTTCTCTGCTAGTGCTTTTCAGACTTACCTTGTCCAATCCACAGTGGTGTCTCCTGAACTACTTAAGTAATTCTGAGGAACAGCTACAGACCAGCCTTTCATTCATGTCTAAATACGTatagaatgaaaaagaaagcttacTTCTTTCAACCCTTACTGTTAGCTCTAAAAAAGTTGAAACTGAGGTAGCatcagaattttcatttttggttttctaaTCAGCAGTGTGATAGACAACAATTAACTAACGGATCTCAAATGCCTGTTTGAACTACTTGCTTAATAGAAAGCAAGAGCTCGTACTAAAGTCTGATGGCAAAGCCCTGAAATAACCTGTAAGAAACGCTGAAGGATGACAGCAGGCTGGGCTCTTGCTCATCCAGGCATATTTTTTAACGCTAAGCAAGTTTTCCTCAGAGCTGTTATGGGCTGCGTAAGTAAAGCATTCACATGCACTTGCATGCACAGAAGGAACTACTAAAGAAAGTGTCCACAGCCCTCTTACCTTCTTTTCCATATGGTTATGAGTTTCTAATACAAAATCTTCTTAACACTGTATACAGGGCAACCCTACACAGAAGGCAGAACTTCTGCATACTTAAAACCACGCTAGCTATCAGACAAATACTCCTCCAACTGAAAACATACCTAACTCATAATACCAATGAAAACAGGATATAGGGGCTTAAGCAACCTGTCAAACACCTAGAGTTCtgctaaaaacaaaatatacaaTGAAACCTTATATTGGAATTATAAGGAGGCTCAGAAGTCTTTCGCTTGAGTGAATCTTGCCTACAAGTGACATTCCGAGACATCTGGGTAGATGAGAAGACACTGAattaaattttttgttttctaggtagcaagaagttaataaaaaaaaaactcaagAGGTCCACCTGACAGATGAACATGAGAATTTATACATCAGAACAGGGTacgggcgggggggcagggaaaggtGGTACAAGCCCTTCCTGTAGCAGTCAGCTCCACACAGCTGTCTGTCTCAATGTTAGCACTTCAAGATCCCCATGAAAGTTACTCCCTGTACAATATTCTGACTTGCAAATATTCAGTTAAAGCTCCTGTTAAACAGTGGAATACttacaatgcaaaaaaaccttCCACAGCAGTCAGTCTGCCCACATGTACCAGTCAACAGTGATACCAAAGCACTTCAAGCATACCTAAGTTCGTTTGCTGACCTGTGGGTTTGCAGCAGTTACACTGGACTCTCctaccacctcctcctcttgtACAATATCAAACAACTGGAATTTTCCACAGCAGTCCGAACTCTTATGAACAGCACTGTTCTCCTCCTGCGAAGCATCTTCTGTCGCTTCAGAGTCTGATCTGTCACCATCAATTGATGTCTCGCCATTTATGACAGGTGCAACTGTTTCAGTACAGTTAGGTCGATTGCTGGCTATTACACGATAAcggttttccttcctttttgcttgCTTGGAAGAACGGAGGTCCTGAATGATTCGCTGAGTGCTTCCTAAAGAGGGTCGCAGACTTTGAGCTTTGTTTCGAGTGATTGCTTCTTGAATGTATTTCTGAACTGGTTCATTCTGGGTAGAGGAACGAAATTGAAGAAGAATATAATTATGTCATCAACACAGTAAGTCATAC
This region includes:
- the SLC7A6OS gene encoding probable RNA polymerase II nuclear localization protein SLC7A6OS isoform X1, whose protein sequence is MERSAVLRVKRKRGGTEPAEALLLACKRLRTERGGAQPVERSLFKLVATVSSKNEPVQKYIQEAITRNKAQSLRPSLGSTQRIIQDLRSSKQAKRKENRYRVIASNRPNCTETVAPVINGETSIDGDRSDSEATEDASQEENSAVHKSSDCCGKFQLFDIVQEEEVVGESSVTAANPQKTDPDVILCNAVEMIRERLNLSEDRKKEHHEKEDEYVYDIYCMETSAPGWIQNILSVQPYREDYELVDDEHVPGEVYEDEDDENDENNWRNDYPDEDEFLPEEDGDGEKESEESFSDEDQCYRRRTWNKYRQEVLQEFGYDDIQDLDSD
- the SLC7A6OS gene encoding probable RNA polymerase II nuclear localization protein SLC7A6OS isoform X2, which produces MERSAVLRVKRKRGGTEPAEALLLACKRLRTERGGAQPVERSLFKLVATVSSKNEPVQKYIQEAITRNKAQSLRPSLGSTQRIIQDLRSSKQAKRKENRYRVIASNRPNCTETVAPVINGETSIDGDRSDSEATEDASQEENSAVHKSSDCCGKFQLFDIVQEEEVVGESSVTAANPQTDPDVILCNAVEMIRERLNLSEDRKKEHHEKEDEYVYDIYCMETSAPGWIQNILSVQPYREDYELVDDEHVPGEVYEDEDDENDENNWRNDYPDEDEFLPEEDGDGEKESEESFSDEDQCYRRRTWNKYRQEVLQEFGYDDIQDLDSD